A single region of the Streptomyces sp. ITFR-16 genome encodes:
- a CDS encoding TetR family transcriptional regulator: MSHIAGIRQTQKLRTRQALLDAALGLLEHQSLSSLGLREVTRAVGVTPTAFYRHFEDIPALGVALVEQTLGSLHGMIGAMLAETGDSEVRLDRGVELIRRHVREQPAHFRFIAREQHGGVGPVREAIAAQLRLFAEEVAAALAGEPESHGWNEEDLLMLGGLYVDHMVITASAMLDAGPDGDAQVARVARRRLRLVTLGRLHWLDGADAG; the protein is encoded by the coding sequence ATGAGTCACATCGCCGGCATCCGCCAGACCCAGAAGCTGAGAACACGTCAGGCACTGCTGGACGCCGCCCTCGGGCTGCTGGAGCACCAGAGCCTGAGCAGCCTGGGCCTGCGCGAGGTGACGCGCGCGGTGGGCGTCACGCCCACGGCCTTCTACCGGCACTTCGAGGACATCCCCGCCCTCGGCGTGGCTTTGGTCGAGCAGACGCTGGGCAGCCTGCACGGGATGATCGGCGCGATGCTCGCCGAGACGGGCGACAGCGAGGTCCGGCTCGACCGCGGCGTCGAGCTGATAAGGCGTCATGTCCGTGAGCAGCCCGCCCACTTCAGGTTCATCGCCCGTGAGCAGCACGGCGGGGTCGGCCCGGTCCGCGAGGCCATCGCCGCCCAGCTCCGGCTGTTCGCCGAGGAGGTGGCGGCGGCGCTCGCCGGGGAGCCGGAGTCACACGGCTGGAACGAGGAGGATCTGCTGATGCTGGGCGGTCTCTATGTCGACCACATGGTGATCACCGCGTCGGCGATGCTGGACGCGGGCCCGGACGGCGACGCCCAGGTGGCCCGCGTCGCCCGGCGCCGGCTGCGCCTGGTCACACTGGGGCGGCTGCACTGGCTGGACGGGGCCGACGCCGGGTGA
- a CDS encoding N-acetylmuramoyl-L-alanine amidase, with product MGTKGTAGAKGPAGTGSGISRRSVLIGGAVTAAGTAALARDQLKRAWWRLPGVEKPRTPGAVDYARAQWTAASEANWRRADRPDDYGIDRVVIHVTQGSFSSAVRVFQDPGHGAAAHYVVRKDGHVTQMIRELDVAFHAGNRSYNERSVGIEHEGFVDRPQGFTPAMYAASARLTAAICGRYGIPVDREHIIGHVEVPGTDHTDPGRHWDWNRYMKLVRAASTA from the coding sequence ATGGGGACCAAGGGGACGGCGGGCGCCAAGGGCCCCGCGGGCACCGGCAGCGGCATCAGCCGGCGGTCGGTGCTGATCGGCGGCGCCGTCACGGCCGCGGGCACGGCGGCGCTGGCCCGGGACCAGCTGAAGCGGGCCTGGTGGCGGCTGCCCGGCGTGGAGAAGCCGCGCACCCCGGGCGCCGTGGACTACGCGCGTGCGCAGTGGACGGCGGCCTCCGAGGCGAACTGGCGGCGTGCGGACCGCCCCGACGACTACGGCATCGACCGGGTGGTCATCCATGTCACCCAGGGCAGCTTCAGCAGCGCGGTCCGGGTCTTCCAGGACCCGGGGCACGGGGCGGCCGCGCACTACGTGGTGCGCAAGGACGGTCATGTGACGCAGATGATCCGCGAGCTGGACGTGGCCTTCCACGCGGGGAACCGCTCGTACAACGAACGCAGTGTCGGCATCGAGCACGAGGGGTTCGTCGACCGCCCGCAGGGCTTCACCCCGGCGATGTACGCGGCATCCGCCCGGCTCACGGCGGCGATATGCGGGCGGTACGGGATCCCGGTGGACCGCGAGCACATCATCGGGCACGTGGAGGTGCCGGGGACCGATCACACGGACCCCGGCAGGCACTGGGACTGGAACCGCTACATGAAGCTGGTCCGGGCGGCGTCGACGGCCTGA
- a CDS encoding alpha/beta hydrolase yields MDKTLSRDGTPIAYRRRGEGPPVILVSGALGTAATEEPLARLLAPRFHILTYDRRGRGSSGDGSPYAVEREIEDLAALAEVTGGRPSVFGTGAGGALALEAQAAGLPVDLLAVYQPPYTPGPAGLRFKAGCTARLHRLLSAGDRDGAVELFLSMTGVAGDVIARMRRAPLWRTLVSVAHTLAYDDAVLGDGSVPQERFARVTARTLVVCGGFSAATARSATRLLADALPRGRHRTLTGQTRELAPQAVAPVLAEFFAREVYAHPAS; encoded by the coding sequence ATGGACAAGACTCTCTCCCGCGACGGCACCCCGATCGCGTACCGGCGCCGCGGCGAAGGGCCGCCGGTGATCCTGGTGAGCGGCGCGCTGGGCACGGCGGCGACCGAGGAGCCGCTCGCCCGGCTGCTCGCGCCGCGCTTCCACATCCTCACGTACGACCGGCGCGGCCGGGGCTCCAGCGGTGACGGGTCGCCGTACGCGGTGGAGCGCGAGATCGAGGACCTGGCCGCGCTCGCCGAGGTGACGGGCGGCCGCCCGTCGGTGTTCGGGACCGGGGCCGGCGGTGCGCTGGCCCTGGAGGCGCAGGCGGCGGGGCTGCCCGTGGACCTGCTCGCGGTCTACCAGCCGCCGTACACCCCGGGGCCGGCCGGTCTGCGCTTCAAGGCCGGCTGCACGGCCCGGCTGCACCGGCTGCTGTCCGCCGGGGACCGGGACGGGGCGGTGGAGCTGTTCCTGTCCATGACGGGTGTGGCGGGCGATGTCATCGCCAGGATGCGGCGGGCGCCGCTGTGGCGGACCCTGGTGTCCGTGGCGCACACACTCGCGTACGACGACGCGGTGCTGGGCGACGGCTCGGTGCCGCAGGAGCGGTTCGCCCGGGTCACGGCGCGGACGCTGGTGGTCTGCGGCGGCTTCAGCGCGGCAACGGCGCGGTCGGCGACGCGGCTGCTGGCGGATGCGCTGCCCCGGGGCCGGCACCGGACCCTGACGGGGCAGACCCGCGAGCTTGCGCCGCAGGCCGTCGCCCCGGTCCTGGCGGAGTTCTTCGCCCGGGAGGTGTACGCGCACCCGGCGTCGTGA
- the ligA gene encoding NAD-dependent DNA ligase LigA translates to MAGEEQTSLPAQAQERHALLAEQIEEHRFRYYVNDQPVVSDAEFDRLMRELEALEDAHPQLRTPDSPSQKVAGPYRTEFTSVEHRERMLSLDNAFDDEELATWGERIARDVGATGYHFLCELKIDGLAVNLTYEHGVLTRAATRGDGRTGEDITPNVRTIADIPHRLKGDRIPALVEIRGEVFFPMDGFEELNARLVEADDKPFANPRNAAAGSLRQKDPKVTATRPLHMVVHGIGAREGFDIDCLSHAYELLHEWGLPTAKHNRVVDSLEGVREFIAYFGEHRHSVEHEIDGVVVKLDEIPLQGRLGSTSRAPRWAIAWKYAPEEVNTKLVNIRVGVGRTGRVTPYAQVEPVEVAGSEVEFATLHNQNVVRAKGVLIGDTVVLRKAGDVIPEILGPVVDLRDGTERAFVMPTECPECGTPLRPMKEADIDVRCPNARSCPAQLRERVAYLAGRKCLDIDHFGYVVAAALTRPLEPAEPPLRDEGDLFGLTVEQLLPIRAYVLDMDSGLPKRDPKTGEEKTALVFANQQGEPKKNAVAMLDAIAAAKEAPLARILTGLSIRHVGPVAAQELARQFRSIDRIDEATEQELSDADGVGPIIAASVKQWFAEDWHREILRKWREAGVRMEDEGAGEDEGPRPLEGLTVVVTGTLASHTRDGAKEALQSRGAKVTGSVSKKTSFVVVGDNPGSKYDKAMQLKVPVLDEDGFAVLLEEGPDAAREAAVPGGDAAEETAGETAGEAASSGE, encoded by the coding sequence ATGGCCGGCGAAGAGCAGACGTCACTGCCAGCACAGGCACAGGAGCGGCACGCCCTGCTCGCCGAGCAGATCGAGGAGCACCGCTTCCGCTATTACGTGAACGACCAGCCGGTCGTCAGCGACGCCGAGTTCGACCGGCTGATGCGTGAGCTGGAGGCCCTGGAGGACGCCCACCCCCAGCTGCGCACCCCCGACTCCCCGTCGCAGAAGGTCGCCGGGCCCTACCGGACGGAATTCACCTCCGTCGAGCACCGCGAGCGGATGCTCTCCCTGGACAACGCCTTCGACGACGAGGAGCTGGCCACCTGGGGCGAGCGGATCGCCCGCGACGTCGGCGCCACCGGCTACCACTTCCTGTGCGAGCTGAAGATCGACGGCCTCGCGGTCAACCTCACCTACGAGCACGGCGTGCTGACCCGCGCCGCGACCCGCGGCGACGGCCGGACCGGCGAGGACATCACGCCCAACGTCCGCACGATCGCCGACATCCCGCACCGGCTGAAGGGCGACCGCATCCCGGCCCTCGTCGAGATCCGCGGCGAGGTCTTCTTCCCGATGGACGGGTTCGAGGAGCTGAACGCCCGGCTGGTCGAGGCGGACGACAAGCCCTTCGCCAACCCGCGCAACGCGGCGGCCGGTTCGCTGCGCCAGAAGGACCCCAAGGTCACCGCGACCCGCCCGCTGCACATGGTGGTGCACGGCATCGGTGCCCGCGAGGGCTTCGACATCGACTGCCTCTCGCACGCCTACGAACTGCTCCACGAATGGGGCCTGCCCACCGCGAAGCACAACCGGGTGGTGGACTCCCTCGAAGGGGTACGGGAGTTCATCGCGTACTTCGGTGAGCACCGGCACTCCGTGGAGCACGAGATCGACGGCGTCGTCGTCAAGCTCGACGAGATCCCGCTCCAGGGCCGGCTGGGCTCCACCTCGCGCGCCCCGCGCTGGGCGATCGCCTGGAAGTACGCCCCGGAGGAGGTCAACACCAAGCTGGTCAACATCAGGGTCGGCGTCGGCCGCACCGGGCGCGTCACCCCGTACGCCCAGGTCGAGCCGGTCGAAGTCGCGGGCTCCGAGGTCGAGTTCGCCACCCTGCACAACCAGAACGTGGTCCGCGCCAAGGGCGTCCTGATCGGTGACACGGTGGTGCTCCGCAAGGCGGGGGACGTGATCCCGGAGATCCTCGGACCGGTCGTCGACCTCCGGGACGGCACCGAGCGCGCGTTCGTGATGCCGACCGAGTGCCCCGAGTGCGGGACACCGCTGCGGCCCATGAAGGAGGCCGACATCGACGTCCGGTGCCCCAACGCCCGCTCCTGCCCCGCGCAGCTGCGGGAGCGGGTCGCCTATCTGGCCGGCCGCAAGTGCCTGGACATCGACCACTTCGGCTATGTGGTGGCCGCCGCGCTGACCAGACCGCTGGAGCCCGCCGAGCCGCCGCTGCGCGACGAGGGCGACCTCTTCGGGCTGACCGTCGAGCAGCTGCTGCCGATCCGCGCCTACGTCCTCGACATGGACAGCGGGCTGCCCAAGCGGGACCCCAAGACCGGCGAGGAGAAGACGGCACTGGTTTTCGCCAATCAGCAGGGCGAGCCGAAGAAGAACGCCGTCGCCATGCTGGACGCCATCGCCGCCGCCAAGGAGGCGCCGCTGGCCCGCATCCTCACCGGGCTCTCCATCCGCCATGTCGGGCCGGTCGCGGCCCAGGAGCTGGCCCGCCAGTTCCGCTCCATCGACCGCATCGACGAGGCCACCGAGCAGGAGCTGTCCGACGCCGACGGGGTCGGGCCGATCATCGCGGCCTCCGTCAAGCAGTGGTTCGCCGAGGACTGGCACCGCGAGATCCTGCGCAAGTGGCGGGAGGCCGGAGTGCGGATGGAGGACGAGGGGGCCGGCGAGGACGAGGGCCCCCGGCCCCTCGAAGGACTCACCGTCGTCGTCACCGGCACGCTGGCCTCGCACACCAGGGACGGCGCGAAGGAGGCCCTCCAGAGCCGGGGCGCGAAGGTGACCGGTTCCGTCTCGAAGAAGACCTCCTTCGTGGTGGTCGGCGACAACCCCGGATCGAAGTACGACAAGGCGATGCAGCTCAAGGTCCCCGTGCTCGACGAGGACGGCTTCGCCGTCCTGCTCGAAGAGGGCCCCGACGCGGCCCGCGAGGCGGCGGTCCCGGGCGGGGACGCGGCAGAGGAGACGGCAGGGGAGACAGCAGGGGAGGCGGCGTCGTCCGGGGAGTGA
- the mnmA gene encoding tRNA 2-thiouridine(34) synthase MnmA, translating into MTETSQRPLRVLAAMSGGVDSAVAAARAAEAGHDVTGVHLALSANPQSFRTGARGCCTIEDSRDARRAADVIGIPFYVWDLAERFREDVVEDFVAEYEAGRTPNPCLRCNEKIKFAALLDKALALGFDAVCTGHYATVVLGADGSRELHRASDMAKDQSYVLGVLDERQLAHAMFPLGDTLTTKDEIRAEAERRGLAVAKKPDSHDICFIADGDTQGFLADRLGGPAEGDILDESGTKLGTHEGAFGFTIGQRKGLRIGHPAADGKPRYVLDISPVNNTVTVGPAEALDVTALTAIKPRWCGTPPAGPGTYTAQLRAHGGETEVTAELTDGTLHVTFTEPVRGVAPGQAVVLYDGTRVVGSATIATTVRRETAAAS; encoded by the coding sequence ATGACTGAGACCTCCCAGCGCCCCCTCCGTGTGCTCGCCGCCATGTCGGGCGGAGTCGACTCCGCCGTCGCCGCGGCCCGTGCCGCCGAGGCGGGCCACGACGTGACCGGTGTGCACCTCGCCCTCTCCGCGAACCCGCAGTCCTTCCGGACCGGCGCCCGCGGCTGTTGCACCATCGAGGACTCCCGCGACGCCCGCCGCGCCGCGGACGTCATCGGGATCCCCTTCTACGTCTGGGACCTGGCGGAACGCTTCCGCGAGGACGTCGTGGAGGACTTCGTCGCCGAGTACGAGGCGGGGCGCACGCCCAACCCGTGCCTGCGCTGCAACGAGAAGATCAAGTTCGCCGCGCTCCTGGACAAGGCCCTGGCCCTCGGCTTCGACGCGGTGTGCACGGGGCACTACGCCACGGTGGTCCTCGGCGCCGACGGCAGCCGCGAGCTGCACCGCGCCTCCGACATGGCCAAGGACCAGAGCTATGTGCTGGGCGTCCTGGACGAGCGCCAGCTCGCCCACGCGATGTTCCCGCTCGGCGACACCCTCACGACCAAGGACGAGATCCGAGCCGAGGCCGAGCGCCGCGGCCTGGCCGTCGCCAAGAAGCCTGACAGCCACGACATCTGCTTCATCGCCGACGGCGACACCCAGGGCTTCCTGGCGGACCGCCTCGGCGGCCCGGCCGAGGGCGACATCCTCGACGAGTCCGGTACGAAGCTCGGCACCCACGAGGGCGCCTTCGGCTTCACCATCGGCCAGCGCAAGGGCCTGCGCATCGGCCACCCGGCCGCCGACGGCAAGCCGCGCTACGTCCTGGACATCTCCCCGGTGAACAACACGGTCACGGTCGGCCCGGCCGAGGCCCTCGACGTCACCGCACTGACCGCGATCAAGCCCCGCTGGTGCGGCACCCCGCCCGCCGGCCCCGGCACGTACACCGCGCAGCTGCGCGCGCACGGCGGCGAGACCGAGGTGACGGCGGAGCTGACCGACGGCACCCTGCACGTCACGTTCACCGAGCCGGTACGCGGCGTGGCCCCCGGCCAGGCGGTCGTGCTGTACGACGGGACGCGGGTGGTCGGCTCGGCGACGATCGCCACGACCGTGCGCCGGGAGACGGCCGCCGCGAGCTGA
- a CDS encoding DUF4190 domain-containing protein, giving the protein MTLTAFARRSAPEAATDEPRTATDAAAAATGPAGRTDAGGDSPQSGTRRPTRDADGLAVASFVLGLVGLLVMNVLLGPAAIVMALLALVRSTTRRGRAFLGLALGIADLVILAFLVTGNGVVAWNFGG; this is encoded by the coding sequence ATGACGCTCACCGCATTCGCCCGCCGGTCCGCCCCGGAGGCCGCGACCGACGAACCGCGGACCGCTACCGATGCCGCCGCCGCGGCCACCGGCCCGGCCGGCCGCACCGACGCCGGCGGCGACTCCCCGCAGAGCGGCACCCGGCGCCCCACCCGGGACGCCGACGGTCTCGCCGTCGCCTCCTTCGTGCTCGGCCTCGTCGGCCTGCTGGTGATGAACGTCCTGCTCGGCCCGGCCGCCATCGTCATGGCGCTGCTCGCCCTGGTCCGCTCCACCACCCGCCGCGGCCGCGCCTTCCTCGGGCTCGCGCTCGGCATCGCCGATCTGGTGATCCTGGCCTTCCTGGTCACCGGAAACGGCGTCGTCGCCTGGAACTTCGGCGGCTGA
- a CDS encoding TIGR00730 family Rossman fold protein has protein sequence MKICVFLSAADLDDRYTVPAREFAELLGRGGHTLVWGGSESGLMKVVADGVQESGGKLVGVSVDFLAAKARTNADEMVIARDLAERKALLLEKADAVVIMVGGTGTLDEATEILELKKHGKHTKPVVLLNTAGFYDGLRQQFQRMEDEGFLPLPLTELVFFAKDGVGALAYLEEWAGLQ, from the coding sequence ATGAAGATCTGCGTTTTCCTCTCCGCCGCCGACCTCGACGACCGCTACACCGTCCCCGCCCGTGAATTCGCCGAGCTGCTCGGCCGGGGCGGCCACACCCTGGTCTGGGGCGGCTCGGAGAGCGGGCTGATGAAGGTCGTCGCCGACGGCGTCCAGGAGTCGGGCGGGAAGCTGGTCGGGGTCTCGGTCGACTTCCTGGCCGCCAAGGCGCGTACCAATGCCGACGAGATGGTGATCGCCCGCGACCTCGCCGAGCGCAAGGCGCTCCTCCTGGAGAAGGCCGACGCCGTCGTGATCATGGTGGGCGGCACCGGGACCCTCGACGAGGCCACCGAGATCCTGGAGCTCAAGAAGCACGGCAAGCACACCAAGCCGGTCGTCCTGCTCAACACGGCGGGCTTCTACGACGGGCTGCGCCAGCAGTTCCAGCGCATGGAGGACGAGGGCTTCCTGCCCCTCCCGCTGACCGAGCTGGTGTTCTTCGCCAAGGACGGCGTGGGCGCCCTGGCGTACCTGGAGGAGTGGGCCGGCCTGCAGTGA
- a CDS encoding SDR family oxidoreductase codes for MPTHLITGAGSGIGAAVARRLTERGDDLVLLARDAGRAKELAALHPGSRTIVGDLSNPDRLSWAFAQQPMPERLDSLLHIAGVVELGRVGELTPKAWHFQLNANLVAPAELTRLVLPQLRVAQGHVLFVNSGAGLAAHAEWSAYAASKHGLKALADSLRHEEHGNGVRVTSVYPGRTASAMQAKVHQQEGKEYDPARWIDPESVATTIVMALDLPRDAEVNDLTVRPGR; via the coding sequence ATGCCCACACATCTGATCACCGGTGCCGGTTCCGGCATCGGCGCAGCCGTCGCCCGCCGTCTCACGGAGCGGGGCGACGATCTCGTCCTCCTGGCCCGTGACGCGGGCCGCGCCAAGGAACTTGCCGCGCTCCACCCCGGCTCCCGCACGATTGTCGGCGACCTCTCCAACCCGGACCGGCTCTCCTGGGCCTTCGCCCAGCAGCCGATGCCGGAACGGCTGGACTCGCTGCTGCACATCGCGGGCGTCGTCGAACTCGGCCGGGTCGGCGAGCTCACCCCCAAGGCCTGGCACTTCCAGCTCAACGCCAACCTCGTCGCCCCCGCCGAGCTGACCCGCCTCGTCCTGCCCCAGCTGCGCGTCGCCCAGGGCCACGTCCTCTTCGTCAACTCCGGCGCCGGGCTCGCCGCGCACGCCGAGTGGAGCGCCTACGCGGCCAGCAAGCACGGTCTCAAGGCGCTGGCCGACTCGCTGCGCCACGAGGAGCACGGCAACGGCGTCCGGGTGACCTCCGTCTACCCCGGCCGCACCGCCAGCGCCATGCAGGCCAAGGTCCACCAGCAGGAGGGCAAGGAGTACGACCCCGCGCGCTGGATCGACCCCGAGTCCGTCGCCACCACGATCGTCATGGCGCTGGACCTGCCGCGTGACGCCGAGGTCAACGACCTCACGGTGCGCCCCGGCCGCTGA
- a CDS encoding cysteine desulfurase family protein — MAYLDHAATTPMLPEAIAAMTAQLAVTGNASSLHAAGRRARRTVEESRETLADALGARPSEVVFTSGGTEADNLAVKGLYWARRDADPRRTRILASPVEHHAVLDAVDWLAEHEGATVDHLPVDRYGRVHPDALREALVRNPDDVAMITVMWANNEIGTIMPVHELAAVAREFDVPMHADAVQAFGQLDVDFAGSGLAAMTVSAHKIGGPPGVGALLLGRDCTPVPVLHGGGQERHVRSGTLDVPGIAAFAVAGRLAADGREDFAREIGTLRDRLAEAVLAQVPDAILGGDPAPGGRLAANAHFTFPGCEGDSLLLLLDAQGIECSTGSACTAGIAQPSHVLLATGTDPDLARGTLRFSLGHTSTKQDVEDVARVIGPAVDRARTAGLS; from the coding sequence ATGGCTTACCTCGACCACGCCGCGACCACGCCGATGCTTCCGGAGGCGATCGCGGCGATGACCGCGCAGCTCGCCGTCACCGGGAACGCGTCCTCACTCCACGCCGCCGGGCGCCGGGCCCGCCGTACCGTCGAGGAGTCCAGAGAGACCCTCGCCGACGCCCTCGGCGCACGCCCCAGCGAGGTGGTCTTCACCTCCGGCGGCACCGAGGCCGACAACCTCGCGGTGAAGGGCCTGTACTGGGCCCGCCGCGACGCCGACCCCCGCCGCACCCGGATCCTGGCCAGCCCCGTCGAGCACCACGCGGTGCTGGACGCCGTCGACTGGCTCGCCGAGCACGAGGGCGCGACCGTCGACCACCTCCCCGTCGACCGCTACGGGCGCGTCCACCCCGACGCGCTGCGCGAGGCGCTCGTCCGGAACCCCGACGACGTCGCGATGATCACCGTGATGTGGGCCAACAACGAGATCGGCACGATCATGCCGGTGCATGAACTTGCCGCCGTCGCCCGCGAGTTCGACGTCCCCATGCACGCCGACGCGGTGCAGGCCTTCGGGCAGCTCGATGTCGACTTCGCCGGGTCCGGGCTGGCCGCGATGACCGTCAGCGCCCACAAGATCGGCGGCCCGCCCGGTGTCGGCGCGCTGCTGCTCGGCCGCGACTGCACCCCCGTACCCGTGCTGCACGGCGGCGGGCAGGAGCGCCATGTGCGCTCCGGCACGCTGGATGTGCCCGGCATCGCCGCGTTCGCCGTGGCGGGACGGCTCGCCGCCGACGGGCGCGAGGACTTCGCCCGGGAGATCGGCACGCTCCGCGACCGGCTCGCCGAAGCCGTCCTGGCGCAGGTCCCCGACGCGATCCTCGGCGGCGACCCGGCCCCCGGCGGGCGCCTGGCGGCCAACGCGCACTTCACCTTCCCCGGCTGCGAGGGCGACTCCCTCCTGCTCCTGCTGGACGCCCAGGGCATCGAGTGCTCCACCGGCTCCGCCTGCACGGCCGGGATCGCCCAGCCCAGCCACGTCCTGCTGGCCACCGGCACCGATCCGGACCTGGCCCGAGGCACCCTGCGCTTCTCGCTCGGCCACACCTCCACCAAGCAGGACGTCGAGGACGTCGCCCGGGTGATCGGCCCGGCGGTGGACCGCGCGCGGACGGCCGGGCTGAGCTGA
- a CDS encoding DUF427 domain-containing protein has product MTSTRGHRITVEPGTEHVRVVRDGLLLAESRRPLVLRETGCPVRYYLPPEDVRTELLTASGTRTHCPFKGDASYWSLPGADDLVWAYPEPKDEVAAIKDHFCFYATETVAG; this is encoded by the coding sequence ATGACTTCCACCCGAGGACACCGCATCACCGTGGAACCCGGCACCGAGCACGTGCGCGTGGTCCGCGACGGCCTGCTGCTGGCCGAGAGCCGCCGCCCGCTCGTCCTGCGCGAGACGGGCTGTCCGGTCCGCTACTACCTGCCGCCCGAGGACGTCCGTACCGAGCTGCTGACGGCGTCCGGCACCCGGACCCACTGCCCGTTCAAGGGGGATGCCTCCTACTGGTCGCTGCCCGGGGCGGACGATCTCGTCTGGGCGTACCCCGAGCCGAAGGACGAAGTGGCCGCGATCAAGGACCACTTCTGTTTCTACGCCACCGAGACGGTCGCGGGCTGA
- a CDS encoding methionine synthase, which translates to MSEKSKFSGCPATGIGSMPGGDAREAAKTVTGSFGDGQGVPYLAELPARGPGADMIGRTIGLLVEMYGHVEPSGWRISDRPGRDTRRARSWLGEDLDALEEFTQGYEGPLKVQAVGPWTLAAALERRGGEAVLGDPGACRDLAESLAEGLRGHLAEVRRRTPGARVILQLDEPSLTGVLLGRIRTASGYRTYRAVDRQIVEDTLREVLRAAGDGATAVHTCAPDVPFALLRRAGAGGISFDFSLLTEREEETIGEAVEGGTQLFLGVVPGTDPASGQLSDPGGSVMGVRTLWRRLGLNPGTLTESVAITPSCGLAGASPAYARAALAHCARAARSLADNPE; encoded by the coding sequence GTGAGCGAGAAGAGCAAGTTCAGCGGGTGCCCGGCCACCGGAATCGGTTCGATGCCCGGAGGAGACGCACGGGAGGCGGCCAAAACCGTCACCGGCTCCTTCGGGGACGGGCAGGGCGTGCCGTATCTGGCGGAACTGCCCGCGCGCGGGCCGGGCGCGGACATGATCGGGCGGACCATCGGTCTGCTCGTCGAGATGTACGGACACGTCGAGCCGAGCGGCTGGCGGATCAGCGACCGGCCCGGACGCGACACCCGCCGGGCCCGGTCGTGGCTGGGCGAGGACCTCGACGCCCTGGAGGAGTTCACCCAGGGCTACGAGGGCCCGCTCAAGGTGCAGGCGGTCGGGCCGTGGACGCTGGCCGCCGCCCTGGAACGCCGCGGCGGCGAGGCCGTGCTCGGCGACCCCGGCGCCTGCCGCGATCTGGCGGAGTCGCTCGCGGAGGGGCTGCGCGGCCATCTCGCCGAGGTGCGCCGCCGGACGCCCGGCGCCCGGGTGATCCTCCAGCTCGACGAACCCTCCCTCACCGGGGTCCTGCTCGGCCGGATCAGGACCGCCAGCGGCTACCGCACCTACCGGGCCGTGGACCGCCAGATCGTGGAGGACACCCTGCGCGAGGTGCTGCGCGCGGCCGGCGACGGGGCCACCGCGGTGCACACCTGCGCCCCCGACGTGCCGTTCGCGCTGCTGCGCCGGGCCGGGGCGGGCGGTATCTCGTTCGACTTCTCCCTGCTCACCGAGCGTGAGGAGGAGACGATCGGGGAAGCCGTCGAGGGCGGCACGCAGCTGTTCCTCGGGGTCGTGCCGGGCACGGACCCGGCCTCGGGCCAATTGTCCGACCCGGGCGGTAGCGTCATGGGTGTCAGGACGCTGTGGCGCAGGCTGGGGCTGAATCCGGGGACTCTGACCGAGTCCGTGGCGATCACTCCCTCGTGCGGTCTCGCGGGTGCGTCGCCCGCGTACGCACGGGCCGCGCTCGCCCATTGCGCCCGGGCCGCGAGATCGCTCGCAGACAACCCTGAGTAA